From a region of the Mycolicibacterium sp. MU0050 genome:
- a CDS encoding phosphotransferase, which translates to MQNPVNDAVIERPSDLTAAWLTEVLGAGTVESWTTERIGTGQMSECYRVALTYADGSTGPASVVLKVAASEPTSRETGLNLGLYEREVRFYTDIAPRLTGPIAQCYHAAFDPETGIFDLVLDDAAPAEPGDEIRGATVEQALLAVAELGRIHGSLRGDTTPAGADWLNRSEAPVNQALLAALYAAFTDRYAARMSDEQRMICDRLVAGFDGYMAAESDSPQGLVHGDYRLDNMLFGTAGAKRPLTAVDWQTVTWGPAFTDLAYFLGCALPTELRREHYDALIRAYLDGLGPDSALGEADVREGVRRQSFFGVMMAVVSSMLVGQTERGDEMFMTMFARHCDQVLDTDALAILPEPSTPEPLRPNDSDEFPHERTDEPMWNESWYFDFVDAAADLGGWIRLGLYPNEDHAWVNALLCGPNMPTVALNDFRAAVPAEPFAVRTADITLTQEVLEPMRSYRVTASGRGQSYDDPAALLRGETGEPVEVTMDLVWTTVGTPYQYRITPRYEIPCTVSGTVTVGEKSYPISGVPGQRDHSWGVRDWWSMEWVWSALHLDDGTHLHGVDLRIEGMPPIGIGYAQRDGELTELQSVRAEEVFAPDDLPVSTELTLQPTDLVATAEVVAHAPVRLESLDGRVSHFPRAWAKITTADGRTGVGWLEWNRNR; encoded by the coding sequence GTGCAGAACCCTGTCAACGATGCCGTAATCGAGCGTCCCTCCGACCTGACCGCCGCCTGGCTGACCGAGGTACTCGGCGCGGGCACCGTGGAATCCTGGACCACCGAGCGGATCGGTACCGGGCAGATGAGCGAGTGCTACCGGGTGGCGCTGACCTACGCCGACGGCTCGACCGGGCCGGCATCGGTGGTCCTCAAGGTCGCCGCCAGCGAGCCGACGAGCCGGGAGACCGGGCTCAACCTCGGCCTCTACGAACGTGAGGTCCGGTTCTACACCGACATCGCACCCCGGCTGACCGGACCCATCGCGCAGTGCTACCACGCGGCCTTCGACCCGGAGACCGGCATCTTCGACCTGGTGCTCGACGACGCCGCGCCGGCCGAACCCGGCGACGAGATCCGCGGCGCCACAGTGGAACAAGCCTTGCTCGCGGTCGCCGAACTCGGCCGCATTCACGGTTCCCTGCGCGGTGACACCACCCCGGCCGGCGCCGACTGGCTCAACCGCAGCGAGGCCCCGGTGAACCAGGCGCTGCTCGCCGCGCTCTATGCCGCCTTCACCGATCGCTACGCCGCACGGATGAGCGATGAACAGCGCATGATCTGTGACCGGTTGGTGGCCGGCTTCGACGGGTACATGGCCGCGGAGTCCGACAGCCCGCAAGGCCTGGTGCACGGCGACTATCGACTGGACAACATGCTCTTCGGTACCGCGGGCGCCAAGCGGCCGCTCACAGCCGTCGACTGGCAGACCGTCACCTGGGGCCCGGCCTTCACCGACCTCGCGTACTTCCTGGGTTGCGCACTGCCCACCGAGCTGCGGCGCGAGCATTACGACGCGCTGATCCGCGCCTATCTGGACGGGCTGGGACCCGATTCGGCCCTCGGGGAAGCCGATGTGCGCGAAGGGGTCCGCCGGCAGAGCTTCTTCGGGGTGATGATGGCGGTGGTCTCGTCGATGCTGGTGGGCCAGACCGAGCGTGGCGACGAGATGTTCATGACCATGTTCGCCCGACACTGCGACCAGGTGCTCGACACCGACGCGCTGGCGATCCTGCCCGAGCCGTCAACCCCGGAACCCTTGCGGCCCAACGACTCCGACGAGTTCCCGCACGAGCGCACCGACGAGCCGATGTGGAACGAAAGCTGGTATTTCGACTTCGTGGACGCGGCGGCGGACCTCGGCGGCTGGATCCGGCTGGGCCTGTACCCCAACGAGGACCACGCCTGGGTAAACGCGTTGCTGTGCGGACCGAACATGCCGACCGTGGCCCTCAACGACTTCCGCGCCGCGGTCCCGGCCGAACCGTTCGCCGTGCGCACCGCCGACATCACATTGACCCAGGAAGTGCTCGAGCCGATGCGCTCCTACCGGGTCACCGCCTCCGGACGGGGCCAGTCCTACGACGACCCGGCTGCGTTGCTGCGCGGCGAGACGGGGGAGCCCGTCGAGGTGACGATGGATCTGGTGTGGACCACCGTCGGTACGCCGTACCAGTACCGCATCACACCCCGCTACGAGATCCCTTGCACGGTCAGCGGAACCGTCACCGTGGGGGAGAAGTCCTACCCCATTTCGGGCGTCCCCGGCCAGCGCGACCATTCCTGGGGTGTGCGCGACTGGTGGAGCATGGAGTGGGTGTGGAGTGCCCTGCACCTCGACGACGGGACCCACCTGCACGGCGTCGACCTGCGGATCGAGGGTATGCCGCCGATCGGCATCGGTTATGCCCAGCGCGATGGCGAGTTGACCGAGTTGCAGTCCGTCCGCGCCGAGGAGGTGTTCGCGCCCGACGACCTGCCCGTGTCGACCGAGCTGACCCTGCAGCCCACCGACCTGGTGGCCACCGCCGAGGTGGTCGCCCACGCGCCGGTCCGGCTGGAATCCCTCGACGGCCGGGTCAGCCACTTCCCGCGGGCGTGGGCCAAGATCACCACCGCCGACGGCCGCACCGGGGTCGGCTGGCTGGAGTGGAACCGCAACCGCTGA
- a CDS encoding carboxylesterase/lipase family protein, with amino-acid sequence MHDRIVRVSTEAGLVEGFTRDGVHRWRSIPYAEPPVGALRYRAPRPARPWRGVRHCHSFANCAPQQRMYTMIGPGRYQPMSEDCLTLNVVAPEAPAEHPLPVMVFIHGGAYTLGSSATPIYDGAALARKGCVYVSVNYRLGALGCLDLSALSTDEHPIDSNLFLRDLVLALQWVRDNVAAFGGDPDNVTIFGESAGAQAVITLLAVPAAKGLFSQAISESPAAGMTASPEIAERYAERFIGLIGARRSDAGHALMHAAPRDLVNAMERLLATTSEDMLGAFPAGPTYGDDLLPIEPMEAIRTKRAAGVPLIVGTNADEGKLFTRFLKLLPTTEHAVEAVLGGAGSATRDRIIDAYPDYPARNACVRIGGDFAFGAAAWQVAEARAETAPTYVYRYDYAPRPLHWSGLGATHATELFAVFDIYRTRFGAALTLAGDRSAARRVSRDVQSRWRTFARTGNPGEGWPAYTLAERAVMVFDRRSRLEYDPHPERRSAWTGFTLAN; translated from the coding sequence ATGCACGATCGCATCGTCCGCGTGTCGACCGAAGCCGGTCTGGTCGAAGGCTTCACCCGCGACGGCGTCCATCGCTGGCGCTCGATTCCTTATGCCGAACCGCCGGTCGGGGCGTTGCGGTACCGCGCGCCCCGACCCGCGCGGCCGTGGCGCGGCGTCCGGCACTGCCACTCCTTCGCCAATTGCGCGCCGCAGCAGCGGATGTACACCATGATCGGCCCCGGCCGGTACCAGCCGATGAGCGAGGACTGCCTCACGCTGAACGTCGTCGCCCCGGAAGCGCCGGCCGAACACCCGCTGCCGGTCATGGTGTTCATCCACGGCGGCGCCTACACGCTGGGCAGTTCGGCCACTCCCATCTACGACGGGGCCGCGTTGGCGCGCAAGGGCTGCGTCTACGTCTCGGTGAACTACCGGTTGGGGGCGCTGGGCTGCCTGGACCTGTCGGCACTGTCGACCGACGAACATCCGATCGACTCCAACCTGTTCCTGCGGGACCTGGTGCTGGCCCTGCAGTGGGTGCGCGACAACGTCGCCGCGTTCGGCGGCGACCCGGACAACGTCACGATCTTCGGGGAGAGCGCCGGCGCCCAGGCCGTCATCACCCTGCTTGCCGTGCCGGCGGCCAAAGGACTGTTCTCCCAGGCCATCTCGGAGAGCCCGGCCGCCGGGATGACCGCCTCGCCGGAGATCGCCGAGCGCTACGCCGAACGATTCATCGGCCTGATCGGGGCGCGGCGCAGCGACGCCGGCCACGCCCTGATGCATGCCGCGCCCCGAGATCTGGTCAACGCCATGGAACGGCTGCTGGCCACCACCTCCGAGGACATGCTGGGCGCCTTCCCGGCCGGGCCCACCTACGGCGACGACCTGCTGCCGATCGAACCGATGGAGGCGATACGCACCAAGCGGGCCGCCGGGGTCCCGTTGATCGTGGGGACCAACGCCGACGAAGGCAAGCTGTTCACCCGCTTCCTCAAGCTGCTGCCCACCACCGAGCACGCCGTCGAGGCCGTCCTGGGCGGCGCCGGCTCGGCCACCCGGGACCGGATCATCGACGCGTATCCGGACTATCCGGCCCGCAACGCCTGCGTGCGCATCGGCGGCGACTTCGCGTTCGGCGCCGCGGCGTGGCAGGTCGCCGAGGCGCGCGCCGAGACGGCGCCCACCTACGTCTACCGGTACGACTACGCGCCCCGGCCGCTGCACTGGTCCGGGCTGGGCGCCACCCATGCCACCGAGCTGTTCGCAGTGTTCGACATCTACCGCACCCGGTTCGGCGCGGCGTTGACGTTGGCCGGTGACCGCAGCGCCGCGCGGCGCGTCAGCCGGGATGTGCAGTCCCGCTGGCGGACGTTCGCCCGGACCGGGAACCCGGGCGAGGGCTGGCCGGCATACACGCTGGCCGAGCGAGCGGTGATGGTGTTCGACCGACGGTCCCGGCTGGAATACGATCCGCATCCCGAACGCCGCAGCGCCTGGACCGGTTTCACGCTGGCCAACTGA
- a CDS encoding RNA polymerase-binding protein RbpA — MADRVLRGSRLGAVSYETDRNHDLAPRQIARYRTENGEEFDVPFADDAEIPGTWLCRNGLEGTLLEGEAPEAKKVKPPRTHWDMLLERRSIEELEELLKERLDIIKTRRRGS, encoded by the coding sequence ATGGCTGATCGTGTATTGAGGGGCAGCCGGCTCGGGGCCGTGAGCTACGAGACCGACCGCAACCACGACCTGGCGCCGCGTCAGATCGCGCGGTACCGCACGGAAAACGGTGAGGAGTTCGACGTTCCGTTCGCCGACGACGCCGAGATCCCCGGTACCTGGCTGTGCCGCAACGGTCTGGAAGGCACCCTGCTCGAGGGCGAGGCGCCCGAGGCGAAGAAGGTGAAGCCGCCGCGCACGCACTGGGACATGCTGCTGGAGCGCCGGTCCATCGAGGAGCTCGAGGAACTGCTCAAGGAGCGCCTCGACATCATCAAGACGCGTCGCCGCGGCAGTTGA
- a CDS encoding polyprenol monophosphomannose synthase, whose amino-acid sequence MTSERPSQRALVIIPTYNELENLPLIVGRVHDALPDIHILIVDDGSPDGTGKLADELALADPDRIHVMHRTSKDGLGAAYLAGFAWGLNRQYSVLVEMDADGSHAPEQLHRLLDAIDDGADLVIGSRYVEGGSVRNWPVRRLLLSKTANTYSRLLLGVDIHDITAGYRAYRREVLEKIDLSAVDSKGYCFQIDLTWRTINNGFKVVEVPITFTERELGVSKMSGSNIREAMVKVAQWGIGGRLDRARGAQYQ is encoded by the coding sequence ATGACCAGTGAGCGCCCCAGCCAGCGCGCTCTGGTGATCATCCCCACCTACAACGAGCTGGAGAACCTCCCGCTCATCGTGGGTCGGGTGCACGATGCGTTGCCCGACATCCACATCCTCATCGTCGATGACGGCAGTCCCGACGGCACCGGCAAGCTCGCCGACGAACTGGCGCTGGCCGATCCGGACCGGATCCACGTCATGCACCGGACCAGCAAGGACGGTCTCGGCGCCGCCTACCTGGCGGGCTTTGCCTGGGGCCTGAACCGGCAGTACTCGGTCCTGGTGGAGATGGACGCCGACGGCAGCCACGCCCCCGAGCAGCTGCACCGCCTGCTCGACGCCATCGACGACGGCGCGGATCTGGTGATCGGCTCTCGCTACGTCGAGGGCGGCTCGGTGCGGAATTGGCCGGTGCGGCGGTTGCTGCTGTCGAAGACGGCGAACACCTATTCGCGGTTGCTGCTCGGCGTGGACATCCACGACATCACCGCCGGCTACCGCGCCTACCGGCGCGAGGTGCTGGAGAAGATCGACCTCAGCGCGGTCGACTCCAAGGGCTACTGCTTCCAGATCGACCTGACCTGGCGCACCATCAACAACGGCTTCAAGGTGGTCGAGGTGCCCATCACCTTCACCGAACGTGAGCTGGGCGTGTCGAAGATGAGCGGATCGAACATTCGTGAGGCCATGGTCAAGGTGGCCCAGTGGGGCATCGGCGGTCGTCTCGACCGCGCCCGCGGCGCTCAGTACCAGTAA
- the lnt gene encoding apolipoprotein N-acyltransferase: protein MTGGRRDPKLAASQAEVTDIIPAVGDDEPPVTEEEPEDAAPDPDASDADDAGGADPSDAPAGPSRWARVGGWLSPRWPRMLAAVAAGALLSASFAPLSWWWAAILGFVVLGVVLTRPATGIGGGFGYGYLAGLAFYLPLLPWISGLVGAVPWLALAAVCAVFPAVFGLLAVVVRNLPGWPVWFALVWALVEWLKASFPFGGFPWGIIAFGQTNGPLLPLAQLGGAPLVSAAVVLLGFGFAALGLGFADWWQRRDTRDLVPPAVVLPGVCVAVVLLVTAVVSPGVRQSGAGAGDDPGVTVAAVQGNVPRLGLEFNAQRRAVLDNHVKETLRLAEDVRAGRAAAPHFVIWPENSSDIDPLANADAREQIAAAADAIGVPILVGAVVSHPEWTRDNPAASNTVIVWDPEDGPGQRHDKRIVQPFGEYLPWRGFFRLLSPYADRAGYFVPGSGTAVVEAAGVPVGVATCWEVIFDHAVRESVRNGAQMLAVPTNNATFDVTMSEQQLAFARLRAVEHDRYTVVAGTTGISAVIAPDGRERARTGFFEPAYLDSQVRLKTTRTPASTWGPAIQFVLAGLGAAAVLAAGFLAIRQNGGLTCPTRRRRKRHKTEGSAGRTAAETTSEEPHDQ, encoded by the coding sequence ATGACCGGCGGCCGGCGAGATCCGAAGCTGGCGGCCAGCCAGGCCGAGGTCACCGACATCATCCCGGCCGTCGGCGACGACGAACCGCCGGTGACCGAGGAGGAACCCGAGGACGCCGCGCCGGACCCCGACGCGAGTGACGCTGACGACGCGGGCGGCGCGGACCCATCCGACGCGCCGGCCGGGCCGAGCCGATGGGCCCGCGTCGGCGGCTGGTTGAGTCCGCGCTGGCCGCGGATGCTCGCCGCGGTGGCCGCGGGCGCGCTGCTCAGCGCGAGCTTCGCCCCGCTGTCGTGGTGGTGGGCCGCCATCCTCGGCTTCGTCGTGCTGGGGGTCGTGCTGACTCGACCGGCGACCGGCATCGGCGGCGGCTTCGGCTACGGCTACCTGGCCGGGCTGGCGTTCTATTTACCGCTGCTGCCGTGGATCAGCGGCCTGGTCGGCGCGGTGCCGTGGTTGGCGCTCGCCGCGGTGTGCGCGGTGTTCCCCGCCGTCTTCGGCCTGCTTGCCGTCGTGGTCCGTAACCTCCCCGGCTGGCCGGTCTGGTTCGCGCTCGTGTGGGCCCTGGTGGAGTGGCTCAAGGCGAGCTTCCCATTCGGCGGGTTCCCTTGGGGCATCATCGCTTTCGGACAGACCAACGGGCCGCTGCTGCCGTTGGCGCAGCTGGGCGGGGCGCCGCTGGTCTCGGCCGCGGTGGTCCTGCTCGGATTCGGTTTCGCGGCGTTGGGACTGGGCTTTGCCGACTGGTGGCAACGGCGCGACACCCGGGATCTGGTTCCGCCGGCGGTGGTCCTGCCGGGCGTGTGCGTGGCCGTGGTGCTGTTGGTGACCGCGGTGGTCTCGCCCGGCGTGCGCCAGTCCGGTGCCGGGGCGGGGGACGACCCCGGGGTGACGGTCGCCGCGGTGCAGGGGAACGTGCCCCGGCTCGGCCTGGAGTTCAACGCCCAACGCCGCGCGGTGCTCGACAACCATGTCAAGGAGACGCTGCGGTTGGCCGAGGACGTGCGGGCCGGGCGGGCCGCCGCCCCGCACTTCGTGATCTGGCCGGAGAACTCCTCGGACATCGACCCGCTGGCCAACGCCGACGCCCGCGAGCAGATCGCGGCGGCCGCCGATGCCATCGGCGTGCCGATCCTGGTGGGGGCCGTGGTGTCGCATCCGGAGTGGACCCGCGACAATCCGGCGGCCAGCAACACCGTGATCGTCTGGGACCCCGAGGACGGCCCGGGCCAGCGGCACGACAAGCGCATCGTGCAGCCCTTCGGCGAGTACCTGCCGTGGCGCGGCTTCTTCCGGTTGCTGTCGCCGTACGCCGATCGCGCCGGTTACTTCGTGCCGGGCAGCGGGACCGCTGTCGTGGAGGCGGCCGGTGTCCCGGTCGGGGTGGCGACCTGCTGGGAGGTCATCTTCGACCACGCGGTGCGCGAGTCCGTGCGCAACGGGGCCCAGATGTTGGCGGTGCCCACCAACAACGCCACCTTCGACGTCACGATGAGCGAACAGCAACTGGCCTTCGCCCGCCTGCGCGCGGTCGAGCACGACCGCTACACGGTGGTCGCCGGCACCACCGGCATCAGCGCGGTCATCGCCCCGGATGGGCGCGAGCGGGCCCGCACCGGGTTCTTCGAGCCCGCCTACCTCGACTCGCAGGTGCGGCTGAAGACCACCCGCACACCCGCCTCCACCTGGGGTCCCGCCATCCAGTTCGTCCTGGCTGGGCTGGGTGCCGCTGCGGTGCTGGCGGCCGGGTTCCTGGCCATCAGGCAGAATGGTGGGCTGACGTGTCCGACTCGTCGCCGCCGGAAACGACACAAGACCGAGGGCAGCGCGGGTCGGACCGCTGCCGAGACCACATCCGAGGAGCCACATGACCAGTGA
- a CDS encoding amidohydrolase, which produces MAVRGDVIAWLGSDEVGRAQFPDAHVVDLDGAFVAPAFVDSHVHLTATGLTRLGLDLRGATSKAHCLRLIAEHAASAADGPDAVVWGHGWDDSRWPDAGAPTTAELDAAVGSRPAYLARVDAHSALASTALRSRVPELPATTGFTAEGALTAEAHHLVRAAARTLLPPAQRAEARRIALDAFAAAGVVAVHECAGPDIGGLDDWREIRATEHGVEVTGYWGEAVRTAAEARALLDATGARGLAGDLFVDGALGSRTAWLHEPYLDAPDSCGNNYLSDDDLVAHLTACTEAGVTAGFHVIGDRAVTSALDAFARVVEAHGVAAVARCGHRLEHLEMVSDAQAAQLGSWGVIASVQPNFDARWGGAEGMYARRLGAARAERLNPFALLASQGVPLAFGSDAPVTGLDPWETVRAATTHRTPGSAISPRAAFAAATRGGWRAAGVRDGVTGTLAPGAPASYAIWQVGALEVAAPADAVQRWSTEPGSRVPPLPRLGADDAAPRCLQTVHRGTVIYGGADVDPGATR; this is translated from the coding sequence ATGGCCGTACGTGGCGACGTCATCGCCTGGCTGGGCAGCGACGAGGTGGGACGCGCCCAGTTCCCCGACGCCCACGTGGTGGACCTCGACGGCGCCTTCGTCGCGCCGGCGTTCGTCGACAGCCACGTGCATCTGACCGCCACCGGATTGACCCGGTTGGGATTGGACCTGCGCGGCGCCACCTCGAAGGCGCACTGCCTGCGGCTGATCGCCGAGCACGCCGCGTCGGCGGCGGACGGCCCGGACGCGGTGGTGTGGGGGCACGGCTGGGACGACTCCCGCTGGCCCGACGCCGGCGCGCCGACCACCGCCGAACTCGACGCCGCCGTCGGCTCCCGGCCGGCGTACCTGGCCCGGGTTGATGCGCACTCGGCGCTGGCGTCCACCGCGTTGCGGTCCCGCGTGCCGGAGTTGCCCGCGACCACCGGCTTCACTGCCGAGGGCGCCCTGACGGCCGAGGCGCACCACCTGGTGCGTGCCGCCGCCCGCACCCTGCTGCCGCCTGCGCAGCGTGCCGAGGCGCGCCGCATCGCACTGGACGCATTCGCCGCCGCCGGCGTCGTGGCCGTGCACGAATGCGCGGGGCCGGACATCGGCGGGTTGGACGACTGGCGGGAGATCCGCGCCACCGAGCACGGGGTGGAGGTGACGGGCTACTGGGGCGAGGCGGTCCGCACCGCCGCCGAGGCCCGCGCGCTGCTCGACGCCACCGGGGCCCGCGGGCTGGCCGGTGACCTGTTCGTCGACGGGGCCCTGGGCTCCCGCACCGCATGGCTGCACGAGCCGTACCTCGATGCCCCCGACAGCTGCGGCAACAACTACCTGAGCGACGACGACCTCGTCGCCCACCTGACGGCGTGCACCGAAGCCGGTGTCACCGCCGGCTTCCACGTCATCGGGGACCGCGCGGTGACCTCGGCGCTGGACGCGTTCGCCCGCGTGGTCGAGGCACACGGAGTCGCGGCGGTGGCCCGCTGCGGACATCGCCTCGAGCATCTGGAGATGGTCTCCGACGCGCAGGCCGCGCAGCTGGGCAGCTGGGGCGTCATCGCCAGCGTGCAACCCAATTTCGACGCCCGGTGGGGCGGGGCCGAGGGCATGTACGCCCGCCGGCTGGGCGCCGCGCGAGCCGAGCGGCTCAACCCGTTCGCGCTGTTAGCATCCCAAGGCGTGCCACTCGCCTTCGGCTCCGACGCGCCGGTGACCGGCCTCGATCCGTGGGAGACCGTGCGCGCGGCGACCACCCACCGCACACCGGGCAGTGCGATCTCGCCCCGCGCGGCGTTCGCCGCCGCCACCCGCGGCGGTTGGCGCGCGGCCGGCGTCCGCGACGGCGTCACCGGCACGCTGGCCCCGGGAGCGCCGGCGTCCTACGCCATCTGGCAGGTGGGCGCCCTCGAAGTCGCCGCGCCGGCCGACGCCGTACAGCGCTGGTCCACCGAGCCGGGCTCCCGCGTCCCGCCGCTGCCCCGACTGGGCGCCGACGACGCCGCGCCGCGCTGCCTGCAGACCGTGCATCGCGGCACCGTCATCTACGGCGGCGCCGACGTCGACCCGGGGGCCACGCGATGA
- a CDS encoding FxsA family protein, translated as MVMRLFLLYVVVEMAVIVALTATIGFGWTVLALAGAFALGLVLAGSQLRRQLTRLRAGITDPGAQVTDSALIALGTLLVFIPGLVTTALGLLMLAPPTRSAMRPLAAGLASRGLSRHVTFVGGRREYIDGEVIEVHDHGPAAAPTRPAIRPEPE; from the coding sequence ATGGTGATGCGGCTGTTCCTGCTCTACGTGGTCGTCGAGATGGCGGTGATCGTCGCGCTGACTGCGACCATCGGCTTCGGCTGGACCGTGCTCGCGCTGGCCGGCGCCTTCGCGCTGGGGCTGGTGCTGGCCGGTTCGCAGCTGCGCCGGCAGCTGACCCGGTTGCGGGCCGGGATCACCGATCCCGGCGCCCAGGTCACCGACAGCGCCCTGATCGCCCTGGGCACCCTGCTGGTGTTCATCCCCGGCCTCGTCACCACGGCGCTGGGCCTGCTGATGCTGGCGCCGCCGACCCGCTCGGCGATGCGACCGCTGGCCGCCGGGCTGGCGAGCCGCGGGCTGTCCCGGCACGTCACGTTCGTCGGCGGGCGCCGGGAGTACATCGACGGCGAGGTCATCGAGGTCCATGACCACGGCCCGGCGGCCGCGCCGACGCGCCCGGCAATCCGGCCCGAGCCCGAATAG
- a CDS encoding PPOX class F420-dependent oxidoreductase gives MAPTFREVAEAKYLLLTTFTKDGRPKPTAVWGVADGDKLLIITDEGSWKTKRIRNTPRVTIQPCGVLGKPKGNPVEAVARNLPASETRRVYDAVVRRYWWHAWWFVPHSLVRGGVGKVHAAIEVEAAQ, from the coding sequence ATGGCGCCGACGTTCCGGGAGGTCGCCGAGGCGAAGTACCTGCTGCTGACCACCTTCACCAAGGACGGCCGGCCCAAACCCACCGCGGTCTGGGGCGTTGCGGACGGCGACAAGCTCTTGATCATCACCGACGAAGGATCCTGGAAGACCAAGCGGATCCGCAACACGCCGCGGGTGACCATCCAGCCGTGCGGCGTGTTGGGTAAGCCCAAGGGCAACCCGGTCGAGGCGGTGGCCCGCAACCTCCCGGCCTCGGAAACCCGTCGCGTCTACGACGCGGTGGTCCGGCGCTATTGGTGGCATGCCTGGTGGTTCGTGCCGCATTCACTGGTGCGCGGCGGTGTCGGCAAGGTCCACGCAGCCATCGAGGTCGAGGCGGCGCAGTGA
- a CDS encoding PPOX class F420-dependent oxidoreductase, with protein sequence MALTFADVATADYILLTTFTRDGRPKPTAIWAAPDGDGLIVITQAKSWKVKRIRNTPRVTIAKCDARGNPKSEAVEAVAKIAEDRTADAYRAIGSRYGLMGKTFNFFSKLRGGMKNNVALEITAV encoded by the coding sequence ATGGCCCTCACCTTCGCCGACGTCGCCACCGCCGACTACATTTTGCTGACCACCTTCACCAGGGACGGCCGCCCCAAGCCCACCGCCATCTGGGCGGCCCCGGACGGCGACGGTCTGATCGTCATCACGCAGGCCAAGTCGTGGAAGGTCAAGCGGATCCGCAACACGCCGCGGGTCACCATCGCCAAGTGCGACGCGCGAGGAAACCCCAAGAGCGAGGCGGTCGAGGCCGTCGCCAAGATCGCCGAGGACCGCACGGCGGACGCCTATCGGGCGATCGGGTCCCGGTACGGCCTGATGGGAAAGACCTTCAACTTCTTCTCCAAGCTGCGCGGCGGGATGAAGAACAACGTCGCCCTGGAAATCACGGCGGTCTGA